A part of Fusarium oxysporum Fo47 chromosome III, complete sequence genomic DNA contains:
- a CDS encoding Der1-like family-domain-containing protein translates to MADNVMAAYWALPPVSRNLITATVLTSIGCIVGLLPAMRLIYHPSYLWMFPPQIWRLVTCFLIEMQPINLLFNSFFLYRYSVQLEMGNPRFPRKVDLVFYILFVCTVILMIDYLAGLTSFMYMNGLILAMVYTTTQDQRGQKTQYLVLTIPAQALPICMIVVTALMAGPQKALVEIEGLLAAHLFDFLTRIWPEFGNGPRLLRTPAWLERLVQTPRVTARGFGTAVRPGNTPSSGRSTGVNTGPLPDSWRSRGPGQRLG, encoded by the exons ATGGCTGACAATGTGATGGCCGCCTACTGGGCCCTGCCACCCGTTTCTCG GAACCTGATTACTGCTACAGTGTTGACCTCCATTGGTTGCATCGTCGGGTTATTACCAGCCATGCGTCTGATATATCACCCATCCTATCTTTGGATGTTTCCACCTCAAATCTGGCGACTCGTAACATGTTTCTTAATCGAAATGCAGCCGATCAACTTACTCTTCAACTCGTTCTTCCTGTATCGCTATAGCGTTCAGTTGGAGATGGGAAACCCACGTTTCCCACGCAAGGTTGATCTTGTGTTCTACATATTATTTGTCTGCACCGTAATTCTG ATGATCGACTACCTTGCCGGCCTGACGAGCTTCATGTACATGAACGGCCTCATTCTTGCCATGGTTTACACCACTACCCAAGACCAGCGTGGCCAGAAGACACAGTATCTCGTTCTTACCATTCCCGCACAGGCTCTGCCTATCTGCATGATTGTTGTCACTGCGCTCATGGCAGGACCGCAGAAGGCATTGGTCGAAATTGAGGGTCTTCTCGCTGCCCATTTATTCGATTTTCTCACTAGAATTTGGCCTGAGTTCGGGAACGGTCCTCGGCTTTTGAGAACTCCTGCCTGGCTCGAGCGTCTTGTGCAGACACCAAGAGTCACTGCCAGAGGTTTCGGTACCGCCGTTCGACCTGGCAACACCCCGTCTTCTGGACGTAGCACTGGTGTCAACACAGGCCCTTTGCCAGATTCGTGGCGGTCTCGTGGCCCAGGCCAGCGACTGGGTTGA
- a CDS encoding P-loop containing nucleoside triphosphate hydrolase protein: protein MSSQKPEERGESSNSVSKAALKASSNGTTNYELPWVEKYRPVFLDDVVGNTETIERLKIIAREGNMPHVIISGMPGIGKTTSVLCLARQLLGESYKEAVLELNASDERGIDVVRNRIKGFAQKKVTLPAGRHKLVILDEADSMTSGAQQALRRTMEIYSNTTRFAFACNQSNKIIEPLQSRCAILRYAKLTDAQVVKRLMQIIEAEKVEYSDDGLAALVFSAEGDMRQAINNLQSTFAGFGFVSGDNVFKVVDSPHPIKVQAMLKACYEGNVDSALETLRELWDLGYSSHDIISTMFKVTKTIPTLSEHAKLEFIKEIGFTHMKVLEGVQTLLQLSGCVVRLCKINMDPKRFRV, encoded by the exons ATGTCTTCCCAAAAACCTGAAGAGCGTGGCGAATCGTCGAACTCTGTCTCAAAGGCGGCCCTCAAAGCTTCTTCCAATGGAACCACAAATTATGAGCTTCCCTG GGTGGAAAAGTATCGACCAGTGTTCCTTGACGATGTCGTCGGCAACACAGAAACGATTGAAAGACTAAAGATCATCGCTAGAGAAGGAAACATGCCCCATGTAATCATCTCGGGTATGCCTGGTATTGGAAAGACCACCAGTGTTCTATGTCTGGCCCGGCAACTCTTAGGTGAATCGTACAAGGAAGCGGTCTTGGAGCTCAATGCCAGTGACGAGCGAG GTATCGATGTTGTCCGAAACAGAATCAAGGGCTTCGCCCAAAAGAAGGTCACTCTACCTGCAGGGCGCCATAAACTTGTTATCCTCGATGAAGCCGACAGCATGACTTCGGGTGCTCAGCAAGCCCTTAGACGAACTATGGAGATCTACTCCAACACTACAAGATTCGCTTTTGCCTGCAACCAGTCCAACAAGATCATCGAACCCCTCCAATCACGATGCGCCATCCTACGATACGCCAAGTTAACAGACGCTCAAGTCGTAAAGCGACTCATGCAAATTATTGAGGCAGAAAAGGTCGAATACAGTGATGATGGACTTGCAGCCTTGGTTTTCAGCGCCGAGGGAGATATGCGAcaagccatcaacaaccttcAATCTACCTTTGCCGGTTTTGGCTTCGTCTCGGGAGACAATGTCTTCAAGGTTGTTGACTCGCCTCATCCAATCAAGGTGCAGGCGATGCTAAAGGCTTGCTATGAAGGCAATGTTGATTCCGCACTGGAAACACTCCGAGAACTTTGGGATCTAGGTTATTCAAGCCACGACATTATCAGCACTATGTTCAAGGTTACGAAAACAATCCCTACGTTGAGCGAACATGCAAAGCTGGAGTTTATCAAGGAGATTGGCTTTACACATATGAAGGTTCTTGAAGGTGTGCAGACACTACTCCAGCTCAGCGGATGCGTCGTTCGGCTATGCAAAATCAACATGGATCCTAAGCGATTTCGGGTATAG